The following proteins are encoded in a genomic region of Gopherus flavomarginatus isolate rGopFla2 chromosome 14, rGopFla2.mat.asm, whole genome shotgun sequence:
- the ELMO3 gene encoding engulfment and cell motility protein 3 isoform X2, with amino-acid sequence MPPPKDVVKIAIQMMGAIPQLIELNQTKPLAAVVKEVCDVWNLGNAEHYALQYVDGQQTYITESNRAEIKNGSILRLTTSPDQEAERLHSGIRSHNLDVKADSLKKLANLSRDITFAQEFINRNGLKQLFLIVEEGNDIGEILAHTLKAFMELMEHDFVSWETLSPAFIKKIVRYVNTGGMDASVQQLSLSILENMVPSSRLLFELVKREVTLDRLLTHLQVTNQQLQLKAMALLIALLLNASDAERRNIIHASEPMGDEMAHYLYVLQSITLNLLERRMRTPMDPYSQEQRELLQFLRHSAFELESEPSAGTVSAERRRSVCVTEFRKLGFQNYSNPAQDLHLAPPGLLALDNMVYFSRHCPSAYSRFVLENSSRDDKHECPFARSSIQLTLALCEILHVGEPCSETAQAFYLMFFGQDHFFQELFCICIQLQNKTWKEMRATQEDFDKVLQVVREQITRTLSLKPTSLELFKTRVNALNYSEILRLRQTERMHQEETLAVPVLELRERLKPELLQLIRQQRLLRLCEGTLFRKISSRRRQDKLWYCRLSPNHKVLHYGDVEQGVQSAPIESLPEKIPVADIKELLVGRECPHMKEKGSGKHNKDVLDLAFSISYDVEEYYLNFIAPTRYEFCLWTDGLNVLLGREMTSERTQSELDILLSMELKLRLLDLENISIPDTPPPVPNPPSNLNFCYDFSPHEQ; translated from the exons ATGCCGCCCCCTAAAGACGTGGTGAAAATTGCCATTCAGATGATGGGAGCCATCCCGCAGCTCATCGAACTCAACCAG ACCAAGCCCCTGGCTGCGGTTGTGAAGGAGGTTTGTGACGT GTGGAACCTGGGCAATGCCGAGCACTACGCCCTGCAGTATGTGGACGGGCAGCAGACGTACATCACTGAGTCG AACCGTGCGGAGATTAAGAATGGGAGCATTCTGCGGCTGACCACTTCTCCA GATCAGGAGGCTGAGCGGCTGCACAGCGGGATCCGGAGTCACAACCTGGACGTGAAGGCAGACTCCCTGAAGAAGCTGGCGAACCTCTCCCGAGACATCACCTTTGCCCAGGAGTTCATCAATAGGAACGGCCTGAAACAGCTCTTCCTTATTGTGGAAGAAGGGAACGA TATAGGGGAGATTCTAGCTCACACCCTGAAGGCCTTCATGGAGCTGATGGAGCACGATTTTGTCTCCTGGGAGACGCTGAGTCCGGCCTTCATCAAAAAA ATAGTGAGGTACGTCAACACGGGTGGGATGGACGCCTCTGTCCAGCAGctctccctgtccatcctggAGAACATGGTCCCGAGCAGCCGCCTCCTCTTTGAGCTGGTCAAACGTGAAGTGACCCTGGATCGCCTCCTCACCCACCTGCAGGT GACCAACCAGCAGCTGCAGCTCAAAGCCATGGCGCTGCTCATCGCCCTGCTGCTGAATGCCAGCGATGCGGAGAGGAGG AACATTATCCACGCCTCGGAGCCGATGGGGGATGAGATGGCCCATTATCTCTACGTGCTGCAATCCATCACCCTCAACCTGCTGGAGCGGAGGATGCGGACCCCCATGGACCCCTACTCGCAG GAGCAACGGGAGCTTCTCCAGTTCCTGCGTCACAGTGCCTTCGAGTTGGAGAGCGAGCCTTCTGCCGGCACCGTCAGCGCAGAGCGCCGGCGCTCTGTGTGTGTCACGGAGTTCCGCAAGCTGGGTTTCCAG AACTACAGTAACCCTGCCCAGGACCTGCACCTCGCGCCTCCGGGACTGCTGGCCCTGGACAACATGGTCTACTTCTCCAGACACTGCCCGAGCGCCTATAGCAGA TTTGTCCTTGAGAACAGCAGCCGTGACGATAAACACGAGTGCCCGTTTGCCCGGAGCAGCATCCAGCTCACCCTGGCCCTCTGCGAGATCCTGCATGTCGGGGAACCAT GCTCGGAGACGGCCCAGGCCTTCTACCTCATGTTCTTCGGTCAGGACCACTTCTTCCAAGAGCTCTTCTGTATCTGCATCCAGCTGCAGAACAAGACCTGGAAGGAGATGCGTGCCACGCAGGAGGACTTCGACAAG GTGCTGCAGGTGGTCCGGGAGCAGATCACCCGGACCCTGTCCCTCAAACCCACCTCCCTGGAGCTGTTCAAGACCCGAGTGAATGCACTTAACTACAGCGAGATCCTGAGACTGCGGCAGACGGAGAGGATGCACCAGGAGGAGACGTTGGCCGTGCCCGTGCT GGAACTGCGAGAGAGGCTCAAGCCTGAGCTCCTGCAGCTGATCCGCCAGCAGCGGCTCCTGCGGCTGTGTGAGGGGACCCTCTTCCGCAAGATCAGCAGCCGCCGCAGACAGG ATAAGCTGTGGTACTGCCGCCTGTCCCCCAACCACAAGGTGCTGCACTACGGAGACGTGGAGCAGGGAGTGCAGAGCGCCCCCATCGAGAGCCTGCCGGAGAAGA TTCCCGTGGCTGACATCAAGGAGCTGCTGGTTGGCAGGGAGTGCCCGCACATGAAGGAGAAGGGCTCCGGGAAACACAACAAG GATGTCCTGGACTTGGCCTTCTCCATTAGCTACGACGTGGAGGAGTACTACCTGAACTTCATCGCCCCCACTCGCTATGAG
- the ELMO3 gene encoding engulfment and cell motility protein 3 isoform X1, whose product MPPPKDVVKIAIQMMGAIPQLIELNQTKPLAAVVKEVCDVWNLGNAEHYALQYVDGQQTYITESNRAEIKNGSILRLTTSPDQEAERLHSGIRSHNLDVKADSLKKLANLSRDITFAQEFINRNGLKQLFLIVEEGNDIGEILAHTLKAFMELMEHDFVSWETLSPAFIKKIVRYVNTGGMDASVQQLSLSILENMVPSSRLLFELVKREVTLDRLLTHLQVTNQQLQLKAMALLIALLLNASDAERRDMMGYLGERNIRQFIHKNIIHASEPMGDEMAHYLYVLQSITLNLLERRMRTPMDPYSQEQRELLQFLRHSAFELESEPSAGTVSAERRRSVCVTEFRKLGFQNYSNPAQDLHLAPPGLLALDNMVYFSRHCPSAYSRFVLENSSRDDKHECPFARSSIQLTLALCEILHVGEPCSETAQAFYLMFFGQDHFFQELFCICIQLQNKTWKEMRATQEDFDKVLQVVREQITRTLSLKPTSLELFKTRVNALNYSEILRLRQTERMHQEETLAVPVLELRERLKPELLQLIRQQRLLRLCEGTLFRKISSRRRQDKLWYCRLSPNHKVLHYGDVEQGVQSAPIESLPEKIPVADIKELLVGRECPHMKEKGSGKHNKDVLDLAFSISYDVEEYYLNFIAPTRYEFCLWTDGLNVLLGREMTSERTQSELDILLSMELKLRLLDLENISIPDTPPPVPNPPSNLNFCYDFSPHEQ is encoded by the exons ATGCCGCCCCCTAAAGACGTGGTGAAAATTGCCATTCAGATGATGGGAGCCATCCCGCAGCTCATCGAACTCAACCAG ACCAAGCCCCTGGCTGCGGTTGTGAAGGAGGTTTGTGACGT GTGGAACCTGGGCAATGCCGAGCACTACGCCCTGCAGTATGTGGACGGGCAGCAGACGTACATCACTGAGTCG AACCGTGCGGAGATTAAGAATGGGAGCATTCTGCGGCTGACCACTTCTCCA GATCAGGAGGCTGAGCGGCTGCACAGCGGGATCCGGAGTCACAACCTGGACGTGAAGGCAGACTCCCTGAAGAAGCTGGCGAACCTCTCCCGAGACATCACCTTTGCCCAGGAGTTCATCAATAGGAACGGCCTGAAACAGCTCTTCCTTATTGTGGAAGAAGGGAACGA TATAGGGGAGATTCTAGCTCACACCCTGAAGGCCTTCATGGAGCTGATGGAGCACGATTTTGTCTCCTGGGAGACGCTGAGTCCGGCCTTCATCAAAAAA ATAGTGAGGTACGTCAACACGGGTGGGATGGACGCCTCTGTCCAGCAGctctccctgtccatcctggAGAACATGGTCCCGAGCAGCCGCCTCCTCTTTGAGCTGGTCAAACGTGAAGTGACCCTGGATCGCCTCCTCACCCACCTGCAGGT GACCAACCAGCAGCTGCAGCTCAAAGCCATGGCGCTGCTCATCGCCCTGCTGCTGAATGCCAGCGATGCGGAGAGGAGG GACATGATGGGCTATCTGGGTGAGAGGAACATCCGGCAGTTCATTCACAAG AACATTATCCACGCCTCGGAGCCGATGGGGGATGAGATGGCCCATTATCTCTACGTGCTGCAATCCATCACCCTCAACCTGCTGGAGCGGAGGATGCGGACCCCCATGGACCCCTACTCGCAG GAGCAACGGGAGCTTCTCCAGTTCCTGCGTCACAGTGCCTTCGAGTTGGAGAGCGAGCCTTCTGCCGGCACCGTCAGCGCAGAGCGCCGGCGCTCTGTGTGTGTCACGGAGTTCCGCAAGCTGGGTTTCCAG AACTACAGTAACCCTGCCCAGGACCTGCACCTCGCGCCTCCGGGACTGCTGGCCCTGGACAACATGGTCTACTTCTCCAGACACTGCCCGAGCGCCTATAGCAGA TTTGTCCTTGAGAACAGCAGCCGTGACGATAAACACGAGTGCCCGTTTGCCCGGAGCAGCATCCAGCTCACCCTGGCCCTCTGCGAGATCCTGCATGTCGGGGAACCAT GCTCGGAGACGGCCCAGGCCTTCTACCTCATGTTCTTCGGTCAGGACCACTTCTTCCAAGAGCTCTTCTGTATCTGCATCCAGCTGCAGAACAAGACCTGGAAGGAGATGCGTGCCACGCAGGAGGACTTCGACAAG GTGCTGCAGGTGGTCCGGGAGCAGATCACCCGGACCCTGTCCCTCAAACCCACCTCCCTGGAGCTGTTCAAGACCCGAGTGAATGCACTTAACTACAGCGAGATCCTGAGACTGCGGCAGACGGAGAGGATGCACCAGGAGGAGACGTTGGCCGTGCCCGTGCT GGAACTGCGAGAGAGGCTCAAGCCTGAGCTCCTGCAGCTGATCCGCCAGCAGCGGCTCCTGCGGCTGTGTGAGGGGACCCTCTTCCGCAAGATCAGCAGCCGCCGCAGACAGG ATAAGCTGTGGTACTGCCGCCTGTCCCCCAACCACAAGGTGCTGCACTACGGAGACGTGGAGCAGGGAGTGCAGAGCGCCCCCATCGAGAGCCTGCCGGAGAAGA TTCCCGTGGCTGACATCAAGGAGCTGCTGGTTGGCAGGGAGTGCCCGCACATGAAGGAGAAGGGCTCCGGGAAACACAACAAG GATGTCCTGGACTTGGCCTTCTCCATTAGCTACGACGTGGAGGAGTACTACCTGAACTTCATCGCCCCCACTCGCTATGAG
- the E2F4 gene encoding transcription factor E2F4 isoform X2: MAESGPQPLGAPSRHEKSLGLLTTKFVSLLQEAKDGVLDLKLAADTLAVRQKRRIYDITNVLEGIGLIEKKSKNSIQWKGVGPGCNTREIAHKLIELKAEIEDLEQREQELEQQKMWVQQSIKNVTEDVQNSGYPFSTPSSRKLHLFSLTAGTLAYVTHEDICKCFTGDTLLAIRAPSGTRLEVPIPEGLNGQKKYQIHLKSTSGPIDVLLVNKDALSSPPVVLPVPPPEDLIQCQPVVPAKPQRSPVAHFQEASVPSSTHPSTPTPTSTQDHSPAAQKTTSPAESKSSSDFDPLSSVAAPASQPPVLDTQPLQSSASLDSSSVLPNPSTSFEPIKPDPTEMLELPRELSEMFEPTRECVNSELLEELMSSEVFAPLLRLSPPPGDHDYIYNLDESEGVCDLFDVPILNL; this comes from the exons GCAGCGGATACCTTGGCGGTGCGGCAGAAACGGCGAATCTACGACATCACAAATGTTCTGGAGGGCATTGGGCTGATTGAGAAGAAATCCAAGAACAGTATCCAGTGGAA AGGTGTGGGCCCGGGCTGTAACACTCGTGAGATAGCACACAAACTCAttgagctgaaggcagagatagAGGACCTGGAGCAGCGCGAacaggagctggagcagcagaAGATGTGGGTCCAGCAGAGCATCAAAAACGTCACAGAAGACGTACAGAACAGCGGATATCCTTTCAGCACACCCAGCTCCCG GAAGCTGCACCTTTTCTCCTTAACCGCGGGAACGTTAGCCTATGTGACGCACGAAGATATCTGCAAGTGCTTCACAG GAGACACCCTCCTAGCAATTCGAGCACCGTCAGGCACTCGGTTGGAGGTTCCCATTCCGGAG GGCCTGAATGGACAGAAGAAATATCAGATCCATCTGAAAAGCACTAGTGGTCCAATTGATGTCCTCCTTGTAAACAAAGATGCTTTGAGCTCCCCCCCTGTGGtgctccctgtccctccccctgaAGACCTCATTCAATGCCAGCCAGTCGTGCCCGCTAAACCACAGAGATCGCCTGTTGCCCACTTCCAGGAGGCATCTGTCCCCAGCAGTACGCACCCGTCCACGCCCACGCCGACCAGCACTCAGGACCACAGCCCAGCTGCACAGAAAACAACGAGCCCAG CAGAGTCCAAGAGCAGCAGCGACTTCGACCCTCTCAGCTCAGTGGCcgcgccagccagccagccaccggTATTAGATACGCAGCCGCTCCAGTCATCTGCCTCGCTAGACAGCAGCTCCGTCCTGCCCAATCCCTCTACCTCCTTTGAGCCAATCAAGCCAGATCCCACAGAGA TGCTGGAACTTCCCAGAGAACTCTCGGAGATGTTTGAGCCAACACGAG AATGTGTGAACTCCGAGCTGCTGGAAGAGCTGATGTCGTCCGAAG TATTTGCTCCCTTGCtccgcctctcccctccccccggagaCCACGACTACATCTACAACCTGGATGAGAGCGAAGGCGTCTGCGACCTCTTCGACGTGCCTATCCTCAACCTCTGA
- the E2F4 gene encoding transcription factor E2F4 isoform X1, which yields MAESGPQPLGAPSRHEKSLGLLTTKFVSLLQEAKDGVLDLKLAADTLAVRQKRRIYDITNVLEGIGLIEKKSKNSIQWKGVGPGCNTREIAHKLIELKAEIEDLEQREQELEQQKMWVQQSIKNVTEDVQNSGYPFSTPSSRKLHLFSLTAGTLAYVTHEDICKCFTGDTLLAIRAPSGTRLEVPIPEGLNGQKKYQIHLKSTSGPIDVLLVNKDALSSPPVVLPVPPPEDLIQCQPVVPAKPQRSPVAHFQEASVPSSTHPSTPTPTSTQDHSPAAQKTTSPECSVSAAESKSSSDFDPLSSVAAPASQPPVLDTQPLQSSASLDSSSVLPNPSTSFEPIKPDPTEMLELPRELSEMFEPTRECVNSELLEELMSSEVFAPLLRLSPPPGDHDYIYNLDESEGVCDLFDVPILNL from the exons GCAGCGGATACCTTGGCGGTGCGGCAGAAACGGCGAATCTACGACATCACAAATGTTCTGGAGGGCATTGGGCTGATTGAGAAGAAATCCAAGAACAGTATCCAGTGGAA AGGTGTGGGCCCGGGCTGTAACACTCGTGAGATAGCACACAAACTCAttgagctgaaggcagagatagAGGACCTGGAGCAGCGCGAacaggagctggagcagcagaAGATGTGGGTCCAGCAGAGCATCAAAAACGTCACAGAAGACGTACAGAACAGCGGATATCCTTTCAGCACACCCAGCTCCCG GAAGCTGCACCTTTTCTCCTTAACCGCGGGAACGTTAGCCTATGTGACGCACGAAGATATCTGCAAGTGCTTCACAG GAGACACCCTCCTAGCAATTCGAGCACCGTCAGGCACTCGGTTGGAGGTTCCCATTCCGGAG GGCCTGAATGGACAGAAGAAATATCAGATCCATCTGAAAAGCACTAGTGGTCCAATTGATGTCCTCCTTGTAAACAAAGATGCTTTGAGCTCCCCCCCTGTGGtgctccctgtccctccccctgaAGACCTCATTCAATGCCAGCCAGTCGTGCCCGCTAAACCACAGAGATCGCCTGTTGCCCACTTCCAGGAGGCATCTGTCCCCAGCAGTACGCACCCGTCCACGCCCACGCCGACCAGCACTCAGGACCACAGCCCAGCTGCACAGAAAACAACGAGCCCAG aatGCAGCGTTTCTGCAGCAGAGTCCAAGAGCAGCAGCGACTTCGACCCTCTCAGCTCAGTGGCcgcgccagccagccagccaccggTATTAGATACGCAGCCGCTCCAGTCATCTGCCTCGCTAGACAGCAGCTCCGTCCTGCCCAATCCCTCTACCTCCTTTGAGCCAATCAAGCCAGATCCCACAGAGA TGCTGGAACTTCCCAGAGAACTCTCGGAGATGTTTGAGCCAACACGAG AATGTGTGAACTCCGAGCTGCTGGAAGAGCTGATGTCGTCCGAAG TATTTGCTCCCTTGCtccgcctctcccctccccccggagaCCACGACTACATCTACAACCTGGATGAGAGCGAAGGCGTCTGCGACCTCTTCGACGTGCCTATCCTCAACCTCTGA